ctggaagGCGGCGGAGTCCAGCAGGCGGCCAAGAAGTGGGctgactcctagcaggcggcccatcgcaccctcaaagtttgcacccacataaacatgacgagacggggcatggctaccgtgcggcctgccacccccgaatccagggcggAACATGGCCACAGTGCAGCGTACCAGGCGGACATCCCCGCCCGGTGCGGCACTGTTACCATGCTGCTCGTGACATCACCCATGGCAGAGGGGgccatgctcccacgacgggctgtcggtacggcccgcaggcggcggggcCTACTTGTCCGTGAGAAGCCAGAAGGCGGCGAGCCCAGACCAGTCGGCTCGGGGGGAGGCTGGCTCTTAGCAGGCGGCCCTCTCGCTCCCTTGAAgtttgtgcgccattaaccagaagagacggggagtggctacagtgaacgcccaccaggcggcgggactatAGCCACGCCCTCCCCGACAAAGCACGCACCATCAGCAGCACGACTACAGTACtaagcagccggcaagacccgccaGCGGCGGGCGCGACCTGTCGGCCAAGTAAAAGACAGCCGGCGGGAcccgccaggcggcgggccccaacggTCGGCGGAGAGGCCGGccaccagagacactgacagccgggtcctgcacccggccagattaccgttgtacccctggggggtaggcctatatatatacccccaggacacccatgcaaagggttcagcctcttagataacacacacacacacaccatagagcgaggagtagagctagcctttcccctcttcctcttctagccaaacagctcaaggagcaagcttgtagctacttgttgagatagtgatcatgcggagaccctgcagagcaggactaggggtgttatctcctaggagagccccgaacctgggtaagatgcgTCGGCGTATGTGTttgcgccttatcccgtttccaggtaCCGACGACGTATTACTctcccccaccatgataagccatcctttggcatgcATATGTCGCACGAAACCCCTGACAAATAACATACTtatgttactagtctatattACTATCTTTAGGCCCTTCCCAATGCTCCAAGGTGTACAGGTGCTAAGGATGCCACATAGGCAAAATAATGATGTGGCAAAGCAATTAAAGAGGAGAGAAAGCATTATGGTGACCCatgaagaaacggtgctaagcacgTGAACCTATGTAAAGTGACTACCAACCAATACATGAAGGAGATTAATTATTAAACAAGTCTATGAGGGAAGCTTAGCTACAAAagctaagcacctatgcattgggggaCTAGTTGCTAAGATTTTTAATgcacttagcacctcatctaagcacccaTGCATTGGAAGAGGCCTTAtaatagtggggagtaacatatgtatgatgtcatgcaacactttatttattCGGTTGTAGACTCGTCTTGTGTTGATATGTGTGATATTACTCAGTGTGAGTAACATATTtatgttaccacatgcctctctATTCTCATTAATTACTTGCTACATCATCTATTTTGTCTAAATATGTGTGATGTTATCATTTATGTTACTCCCACCATGGTACGTAGTTTTATCATATGCGCAGATTTCAAGGTGTATTAAATCACTGCATGCAAGGATCAAGAGAAAACTAACCAATACATGTACAAGTTCTTGGTCATGTAAtggtcatgcatgcatgtgttgtaaTTAATACATCAGTAAACACAACTTTTTGAGAaaaaaagagtgtactacttttttggCACTActgtagtgtcaaaaaacgtcttatattatatGACGGAGCAAGTAATAATTAAGTAATTTTACAAACTACGAAATTCATTCCATCACACATGACGTATCTTTGTCGGAGATTTTTTTAATTAATAAGCCCTAAAAACCGAAAAAGAGTGACCAACCATAGCTCCAGAATTACTGTCCCTTTATCCATCCGGAAAATACGACATTAATTAACCTTGTGAGGATTGAGGAAATAGCAGGCCGACCCGACCAGACCTCCCGACGCAACACCTTCCGCCTCCTTGAGTCGCCGTCCCCTTTAGCTTGACCCGCTCCGGCGAGACGGTTCCGACCGGCGGCGAGGTATGTGGTGTGCTGCCCCCATCCATCCCTTTCTCGGCCCACACTTTGGTTCTCTCATTTTCCCTGTTGACTGACGGCGCACAGGCGTACAGGGAGGTGGATTCCGGCGGCCGGAAACGACCCGCTCCAGAAAGGGCAGCACCCGGGGTCGAGGTAAAGCCCGTTGTCTCAGTTTGTTGGAACCCTAGAACTAATGTGAGATTCGCGAATTTCACCGTGTGAGATGGAATTGTGGTTGAGATCGATGGGATCTTCATGCCAATTAGGCTCGATGCGGCCCATTTGGATATGCATGAGTGTGCCTAATCTAGTGTGACAAAACGCAGGCACCATGACACTGTGTTCGGTTAACAACTAACTGATAGTTCTAACGCATCGTGTGGGTAACCTTTGCCTCGTTTGATTGGTGAAGTCTTGTCAATTTGTCATCGAACAAGATGTTGAGAGGCCCATTTTTCCGGTCAAGGAGGATGCGATGTATACACTGGTTAGCTTGAGGGAGGAGGATGGTAGAATAGAACAGTGGAGGCTTTGTTATTGAATGGTCATATTCTTCTTTAGCCCTCGCTATCCAATAACATTGGATCCTCCCTGGGTCACTCCACTTCGAGGAGATCCTCCTCACAGAGTCGTCGTCCTTGACCTCCGCTCACTGGACTGGGCGGAGTGGAGATCCATTCTGATCTGGATCTGTTAACTTGGTTGACTATGCTAATTTGCTTGGATTTTTCTGTGAGTTTGGTTACTGCATTTCTTTTTCTTTGAGCAAGCATTCCGTCTTGCTCTTTGTGGGATAGGCACTCCAATTCACCCTGCTTGCTTCCGATCTGTTGTGGATCTGTGTGATGCGTGCTGGAGTAATCAGAACAGTTTACTTCCAAAAGAATTTTGTTGTAAAGAGCAACAAATTAGAAGGTAAATTTGTAGACTGACAAGTGACAACAACAACTTGTGGATCGCCGAAAAACATACCGTATGCTGAAATTTTCCATGACAATTTTGATTAGCTTTTGTCCGCATCTGGTGTTTTTTTTTGTACATATAGTGCTGAACATTTGACCAAAGTTGCTCAAGCTAACTGATTGATCTGTACTCTGTTGCTAGAGGACACTGACGATTTCTTATATTTTTTTTTAAATGTCACTGAACGCACATTATTATAGCAAATTTATGGCTCTTTTTTGGGTTTTGATTCACTATGTTTGTTGCAGCTTTGGACCTTACGAGCTCGCATTCTGAGTATGCGAAAGACCGGTGGTTTTAAATGCTGGAAATCATATCACTTCCGTTTATAAGTGCACAAATATGTTAGGGAATTCTTTGCTAGCCGAGAAAGAATTGGCGCTTGCAAGTATATGTGGTTTGTTCTCATCAAGCATGCAAAAGTCTCATACACCGTCCTGTCCTACTATCACATATGAAGAAGCTCTTAGAAGGGAACTGGAATATCGGCGAAGGTTGGAACGTACTCATCCACATCTGTTGATTGCTCTTAATGAAGCTCCTGCGCTATCCAGAGTAAGCTTCTTGTCTGATAACTTGTCAGCAGGGTTTTTTGGTAATGAACATTTGTGGTCCTATGGTTGATAACTTGCATGCATGGGAAGTATTGAGTTAGTCTGGGTAACCAATCATTAACAGAAATTTACCATTTCATCTTTGTTTACTTTATATGTCAACACAGTTTTATCATTTGCGCTATCTGTGTACTGCAGAAAGCTATTTTGTACCTTTTATTCAATAGTTATCTTCTACTCCCTCTTTTCACAAATATAAGATATTTTGGATATTTCagtatggactacatatggactgaaatgtgtgaacaaacacactaaaacgtGTCTATATACAGTTGTTTCagaaaaaagttagaacatcttatatttgtgaacggagggagCGTTTTCTTGTGCAAGGCATTGAATCGAGTCTCAACTTCATATGTTGAAAGCTCAAACAGGAGTCAGTTTTCTCAAGTTCTATTGTCACATTCATGCTGTTGAGAAAATATCCATAAGACGCACATTGAGTTTAATATTGCTTTACAAGATGTGATGAAACATACCCAAGTTTGATCCAACCACCCATGTGAGAAGCTGCAACAAAGGTGGTGTTGTTTCAATGCCACTCCAAATTACCTCTAGCCCTTTATCCTTGTTCTTACCATTTTCTGGACAGGATGAAGAGTTCAGCTTGCAGAGTTGTAGTAGTTCTTTGATCAGTGGGGAAAGTTTGCTAAAGTTTTAAGTAAAATGCATCCCTATTTAGAGAAACAATTATTCTGGACGATTTCTGGTTATTGAGTATTCATTTGAAATGCAGTTTACTATTGACAGTCCTGGCACCACCCTCTTTTACTTCTGATGTTAAACCATTCCGTGTTCTCATTCTTCTGCATAGGTTCGATGTTACTTTCCCTAATTGTATCAAACTATAGTTAGATATTGGAAGATGTTATCTGAAAGCATGATAAGGCTATGcactacttcctccgttcctaaatataagtcttttcagagattccaatatggactacatacaaagcaaaatgagtgaatctacactcaaaactacgtctatatacatccgtatgtagtccatattgaaatccctagaaatacttatatttaggaacggagggagtatttgttacTATGTTTTTGTTTGAAACCTAGAAAAAATTGTCAGAGAAATTAGATGCACTTTACTTATCTATTATTGGATTAAAAATATACTTTCAGGAGACCTGTACAGATTCAACACCTGATGTGTTGAAGAGAAAGTTAACTCCTGAGAGTAATATGCCTTCACCGCAGTCAAGCTTTAATTTCACCGCTGCAAGAAGCCAGCCAGCAAATTGGTACCCCCCAAAGAAAAAAGTAATAGTTCGACAGCCTGCATCACAGGCTATGCAGGCTGTTCAAATACCCAGAACAAATTCTGTACCTTCCTTTTGGTGCAAAATATGCAAGGTGGATTGTGTCACCGAATTCAATTTCGGCGCCCATATTGGAGGGAAAAAGCACAAACTCAAGAAGCAACTGATTCTTGGTAATATGAACACTGGAAGACCTGCCACTGGCAGTCAGTTTCCAGGTAACACAAACCGTGGACCCAGTGAGAATGCATTTTCTGGAAGCAGAAATGATTTACCGAATGTGGGTAGCAGCAGTGTTGGACCAAGCAGCAGCGTGTCCTCTGGAAGCAGACCTAGTGAAGCAAACCCTGAAGCATTAAACTAGGTAATCAGCCTTGTTAGGTACTGTGGAAGGCAGGCTCCAAGCAGTTCTCAAGGTCATGGAAGCTGTGCAAGAGTTTGCAGTTAACATCAAAGAACTAGGCTGTAGGCTGTCCTCGAATGATCACAGTTGACTTTGATGAGCTCTCTCATTGAGCTGGTGCATGAGAAGACATATTGGGCAATTGCACAGGTTGAGATGGCCAAGGAGTATGTGTCTCTCATCTTATCAAAGACTCGGCGACGTTTACAAGGTTCCGCAAGAATTAAAGCATCATGATACAGAGCTTTCTTCACAAACACCATGTTATATGCTTGTAACTGTTACATACTCAAATGATTGATTGATTAGATCTTGAGTTTGATGTTGTCGATGAATTTCATGTGCTGGAAAGGATGGATCTTGTTCTCATATGTGAGGACAATCTTCTGTTATCCATTTCTGTGCAATTGTTATCCCTGTATCTGAATGCAGGGGATTTCAGTGGTCCTATATGGCTTTTATTCTGAAATAAAAACCTGGGGGTTCCTTATCCGAGTTATGTAGTTATTATTGTTCATCTGACTGCAAGCGATTTCAATAGTCTTGCAACTTTCTTTGGGAGTACTGAAATTTATTGGCTTCAGCCACATCATGCTCACATTCATCTACGGACGGTCATAGTTGTTTCTGCCAATATTTACAAGGGCATGTCAAACTCATTGATTCATAtgtcatacaatttttttattacAAACTCATTGGTTCATATTTCATACAATTTGTTGATCTGTCTTTTAGTAGGAGTGAAAGAAAAAAGATCTTATGTGTTAAAATCATTCGAACATTTCCCTGGGTTTATGTAAAAAAAAAGGGTTGGAAAGCAAGATCTGAGCCGCCTACGATGACCTCGATGAGTCTGGCAAGGCATGGACTTTGCCTGGTTTTGAGATGTATATAATGATCAAGGTTGTGAGTTCAGCGAACTAAGGATCCTACATGTAGCTTTCCACGGTTGTTATGGAGTTGGGAATTCGCTATCTACCTCATAAACAATGGCTGTAATAAAAAAAACATAACATGTTGAAGTAAATCGATAATTAAATATAGAGTAAAAATATATCAATTGTCATCAAACTTGAAGTGTATATCCGCTTTGGTCACCAGACTGAAATATACCCGAAATATGTTTCTTTCTAACATACAGAAAGCTAAGACAAGTCCCAATTTATTCTGGCATCCAGTTTTCTTTTATTAAACTTATGACATGTGGACGAATCATCAAAGTGCATAGAGCTATTTCAGTGGTACTCAGCTTACTTCTTTTAGTCAAGCAATACACTGTAAGCAAGTGAATGATGTATCAAGGAATTCCTAAAGTTTTGGGTAGCTGTCTATCAACAAAAAAAGAAGTGGAGgattgagctgcattcatcagcCGCCTCCGACGACAACTTattctcttttcttttttatatttccttgttTTCTAGAGTCAACTCTAATGCCAATTGCACACATCATTCGAATTCGATATGCATATAAGATGCTATCTCTCTGATTGAAAATATGTTGGAATTGATGGGCATGTTGATATTAGTGGGCCTTAACCCAACTGAATTTCACAATTTTTTGAGAAGTCAAAGAAGTCACAATTAATTTAGACATTTGGTATTCTTTTATTGAACTTATCGCATGTGGACAAATCATCAAAGCGCATAGAGCTATTTTAGTTGTACTCAGCTTACTTCTTTTAACCAAGCAATACATTGTAAGCAAGTGGACGGTGGAGCTATTTTATGTCAATAATAAAAGAAGTGTGGGATCGAGTTGCATTCATCAACGACCTCTGACAACAACtgattttctttttttatttccttcTTTTCTAGAGTCAACTCCGATGACAAGTTGCACACATCAATCAATATGAATATAATCCCGCAAAAAAAATCAATATGAATATATGATGCCATCTCTCTTGTTAAAAAATTAATGGGCCTGTGGGGATTAATGGGCCGACCCAACTGGATTTGAGAAGTTGGAGAAAAGTCACAGAAATTACAATTGCTTTTGGCATATGTATCTTTTATTGAACTTATAACATATGGACGAATCATCAAACCACATGGAGCTAATTCAGTGGTACTCAACGTATTCCTTTTAATCGAGCAATACATTGTAAGGAAGTGGACGATCTGAGTCGTTTACCAACAAAAGAAGTGGATACTCGAGCTATATTCATCAGCTGCCTCTGATGACATTGGTGGTTTCATCACTCTGGCCGACTAGGCTAACCTACCCAGCATCAGAGGGCACCGGCTATGAGACACGGAGGTAACTGATGCCGTGGCAGTCCGTGTCAAGTTCCCTTGCACGACTATAAATATGAGTTCCACACGGATCCGACAAGTTGGATGAGCGAGGACAAACCCTCACTAGTCCTTCCGACTGTCGTACTCGCGACCATGATGTGTGTCACCGTCGCAGATGGGAAAAGTCGAGGAGGCAAAGCTGCTTGGAAGACATGGCTGCCCGTCATGTGTGTCGTCAGCACCATCTTGCTGCTCGCGATCGGCATCAGTGTCTACTGGTGGGGCTGTCCAGGGGCAGATCCAGCAAAAAAAAACATGAGAGGGGGCGAGAGTGCGTGACCATATTCATGAATCAATAAAGTCAAGTATCCATATAAACAAAAATATGGACATAATCACTTCGTACTTTTAGATCACGTTCCATTATCAAGGGGTGGACCCATGGAAAAAACTTAAGAGGGTGAGGATGTACGGCCATATTCATGAACCAACAATCCAAGCATCAATATAAACTAAAATATGGGCAATAACCACTTCATTCTTTTAGATCATCAGTGCGAAGAGCCCTCCCCCTTCCCCCAGTTCAATTATCAACTGAAACCAAGGTTCACAACCCAATTAAGGTACAAAGTAAATAACAGGAAAGTATATATAAGGCCAAAGCTTTGGCAATACACAACATAGCTCGTTGACAGCATTTTACAAGATAAATGCAAAAGGCAGTCAGTGCCCCAAGATACTACAATCCCGACTCCCTCTTTGAATATTACCTATAGCCCGCCTATAACTAGCCTTGAGAGCTTTACTAGCCCACACTACACCCTAGAAGGTTTATGAGGTTTGCTAACAAAAATATTGGGAACATTACTAATATATTTGTTATCAACTATTTCCTTCCAGATTTTTTCATCATCTTCGACGTACCTCTGGATCGAGTCACCAACGAGGTGAATGTTGACATCTCTAATCACTTCAATCTTCACATGGTAACCGAGTTCATAGAAAATCAAAGAAAACTTACCATTTGAGACAAGATGACTTACAAAAGTATGGAAATGTATTATTTTGAAGTTGCAAAAGTGAACATTTACACAAACCTACAAACTCGAAGAAAAAAGCATTATGaaactgttgggaaacgtagtgtgacgcccggataattaaggtacagtaattctctgctaatgatgccacgtcacttcgattactgttgttaatctcgcgttaaTTCGAAACCGATCCAACTTCAAAATTGaattaaaggcaaacaacaaaagttttcaaaaactaaaactaaaatgtccgggttgtgtcaaataaatcgtaagtagtaatggtggagaaaccacatttttataaaatatttaaatactcTAAATTAATTAAAGCAGCAACTAGAACAATTAATTAAATACCTTTTCAAGTTATAAGGTTACAAACTATTTTTAATTAAATGCCTAACTAGTAATGGCAGTGGTATAACTGGTAATACTACATTAGGTGCTATTTTTATAATGAACAAAACTAAAATGAGTAgtaaataaaatagcaaaactaATTAACAGGAAAAGTAAACAAAAGATAAAACGGAAAACAAAGAAACCCCCCACCCCCGGGCCACGGCCCAGTTGGTCTAGCGACCAGGCCGACCCACCCCGCGCCCCAGCCTACTAACCCCCCAGTCCACCCGACCGAAACCCTAACAGTCCCACTTCTCCTCCCGATCCCCCACTCTCCCCTCGCGCCCCTCCTCTCggtcccgatctggatcgggagcgTGCCGTCGCTGTCGCCACAGCAACCGACGCCGCCTGTCCCTACCTCGTCGCTGCCGACCACCTCGCCGCTGGACTGCACGTCACCGCCGCCCGAGGACCTCGCCGAACCTcccccgccggactgcctcccctgCGTCGCATCATCACCGTCGTCCTCACACGCCCCGCTGCCCCGAACCCTACACTACCCCGGTGAGGCCCTCGGCCTCTCCTCTTTCTCGCAACGACGACCTCGCGTACGCGTGCGTCCAACGTGCGTAGCCCGCTGCTGCCTTGCTGCCCGTGACCGCCGGCCGTGCGCCTCACCTGCGCCAGCCGCGCTCACGATGGCCCTGGGCGTCCCTCTCGTGCGCCCCGGCTCCTCCTTCGCGCCCTCCCCGTGTGCCTGCGCGCCCCGCCGCAGCCTCGTCCCCTCGCCGCTCGCCCCGCTTTCCCCTGCCCCGCTCGCCTGCGCCTTTCCCTCGCTGCTGCCGCACGCTGCTCTGCCGCTGGCCCCGCGCTAGTGCTGTACACCTGCGGTCGCGCCCCACTGCTCCCGCCACCGACCATCGCCCCGCCTCGCCTCGCACCGCAGCTACTGCTTCCTGCGCGTGCCCACTGTGCACGCGCGCGCGCCGCCCTTCTCCCCTCGCCGCCTGCGCCGCGCACACCTGCGCCTTTCCCTCGCTGCTGCCGCATGCTGCTCTGCCGCTGGCCCCGCGCTAGTGCTGCACACCTGCGGTCGCGCCCCACTGCTCCCGCCACCGACCATCGCCCCGCCTCGCCTCGCACCGCAGCTACTGCTTCCTGCGCGTGCCCACTGCGCACGCGCGCGCGCCGCCCTTCTCCCCTCGCCGCCTGCGCCGCGCACGCCGCCGCCCCTGCATCACCTCTGCCCCGCGGTCGGCCGGCGAGCCACGCCGCCGTCCGTGCGCCCGGGACCGGCGACCCGGCGCCCACAACCCCGCTCGGGTGCCCCGCCAAGTCCTGGCGCCCGAGACCCGCTAAGGCCCCCAGGGCCCTATGACAAGGGGGCCCCGCCCCAGaatgtttttataaaaaaagagaaatataaaaaataatattaattaattaacttaattaatcctgattagattaacctaatcactagttaacttaattaaacccagattagcctgatgagtcaatgacatgcggaccccacatgtcagtttgaccaagtcaacacctctgttgactgctgatgtcatgctgatgcagtaatgctgatttcgaattaatttagtaataataatttagaaaatggtttaaaactttaaaaattaatataaaataatccgtaactcggatggaaaaactttgtacatgaaagttgctcagatcgatgagacgaatccgaatacgtagcccgttcgtccgccacacatctctagcatagcgaacctgcaatgatccacctccggttcatctgtccaaaaacgcgaaacaccgggaatactttcccggatgtttccccccttcgccggtatctcCTCCTGCggcgttagggcacacctggcaccgttacttgtcatgtcatgcatcgatatgcatctgtttgcattgtattcattgtttcttccccctcttctctccggtagactacgagaccgacgccgctgctggtgccccgatcgactacgttgttgacgacccctccttgccagagcaaccaggcaagctcctccttgatcaccagatatcgcctattcgttttctctactgcttgcactagagtagtgtagcatgttactgctttcggttaatcctattctgctgcatagcctgtcattgttgctacagttgttacccttacctgcaatcctaaatgcttagtataggatgctagtattccatcagtggccctacattcttgtccgtctgccatgctatactattgggccgtgatcactcgggaggtgttCACGGGtttatacatacatacatacatattaTACAGATTACATGatgtgactaaagtcgggtcggctcgtagagtacccgcaagtgattttgatgtgggggctgaaaggataggtggctccatcccggtagtggtgggcctgggttcctgacggcccccgactgttactttgtggcggagcgacagggcaggttgagaccacctaggcgagaggtgggcctgacCCTGGTCGCGTCCATGGTTACTttataataacacgcttaacgagatcttggtatttgatctgagtctggccactagcctttacgcactaaccaactacgcgggaacagttatgggcactcgatgtcgtggtatcagccgaagccttcttgacgtcagcgactgagcggcgcacgccgggttggaccgcgtaatgCAACTTCCTTtataatggaggttgctaggtctgctcaccggccgccctcgcaacgtgcaggtgtgcaatgggcgatgggcccagacccctgcgcgcttaggatttagatcagcatgctgacctctctgttgtgcctaggtggggctgcgacgtgttgatcttccgaggccgagcatgacccagaaaagtgtgtctggccagaggaatcgagcgtgttgggttatgtggtgcacccctgcagggaagtttatctattcgaatagctgtgtccctcggtaaaaggacgacccggagttgtaccttgaccttatgacaactagaaccggatacttaataaaacacacccttccaagtgccagatataacttggtgatcgctctcacacagggcgaccaggggaggatcgccgggtaggattatactatgcgatgatacttggtgaacttaccatctactctcttctacatgctgcaagatggaggctgcc
This genomic window from Aegilops tauschii subsp. strangulata cultivar AL8/78 chromosome 4, Aet v6.0, whole genome shotgun sequence contains:
- the LOC109735163 gene encoding uncharacterized protein produces the protein MLGNSLLAEKELALASICGLFSSSMQKSHTPSCPTITYEEALRRELEYRRRLERTHPHLLIALNEAPALSRETCTDSTPDVLKRKLTPESNMPSPQSSFNFTAARSQPANWYPPKKKVIVRQPASQAMQAVQIPRTNSVPSFWCKICKVDCVTEFNFGAHIGGKKHKLKKQLILGNMNTGRPATGSQFPGNTNRGPSENAFSGSRNDLPNVGSSSVGPSSSVSSGSRPSEANPEALN